The Williamwhitmania taraxaci genome contains a region encoding:
- a CDS encoding DsrE/DsrF/TusD sulfur relay family protein codes for MKIGIILETKEFEKAWNAFRFAVTAKKQGHEVKVFLMGEAVECEGLTHTQYNVDEQLKAFVNIGGEILACGTCLKSRQLNETDACPISTMIDCVNLVVWADKTVTF; via the coding sequence ATGAAAATCGGAATCATCTTAGAAACAAAGGAGTTTGAAAAAGCATGGAATGCTTTTCGATTCGCAGTTACAGCCAAAAAACAAGGCCACGAAGTAAAGGTGTTTCTAATGGGAGAGGCCGTTGAGTGCGAAGGGTTAACCCATACGCAATATAACGTCGACGAACAGCTAAAAGCATTTGTGAATATTGGCGGCGAAATACTTGCCTGCGGAACATGCTTAAAATCGCGCCAGCTAAACGAAACCGACGCTTGTCCCATTTCTACAATGATAGATTGTGTAAACCTAGTTGTGTGGGCCGATAAAACCGTAACCTTTTAA